The nucleotide sequence ACGAGAAGTTCCACCTTGCTGCCATTCAACACCTCCGGTCAGTTTAAGGGTAAGCACTTCACCTCCTCTGAAAATATTGAGATTCTGGTAAACAAAATTGCCGGCCATTCCAAGTTTACCGCCTGATGTTGTGCCTTCAGTTTCAACAGAAAATGATTGCACAGGTCGTCGGGTTAGGTTGATTAATGCATTTAGGTAATAATGATCATTATCAGGTATCTTATCCGGGTTATTGATCTCCCTGAACTGAAGGGAAGTATAACCGTAAAGTGCAAGGCTGGACAACTGACGGTATGTATTCTCTTCCTGTTTCTCGGAATAGAGTTTCAGTGGTTCAAGGAATATTGAATTACGGATTAATGAGGGGCGTATCCTGAGTTGGTCGCTGTAATAAAACAGATACCTGCTGATACCGTTTTCAGAAATTGTATCAAGAAAAAAGCGCATTTTAGAGGTATCGCTTTTGATGGGATTAAATTCGGTGTTGATCGAAATCTTGTTTAGATAATATTTCCGATGATTGGTTTCAACAACCTTTGAGTCATCAGTTTCGCTCACTGATTGTGCTTGCTGGATGCTGGTATAAATTTTTAATGTATGATTTCCAAAAGCACTATCGACCTCATAAAAAACGAATTCAGGGGAGAAGAAGTAATAACCGTGATTTCTTAAAAGGCTTGTGATGCGAAATCTCTCATCATCCATTAGCGATGCGTTATAAATCTGGTTTTTTTTAATTAAGGACTTATCAAGTTGCTGTGAAAAAATGCGATCTATCGCCGTATCCTGTATGAAATGCTCTATATCATTAATAATGTAAGGCCTTGCAAGACTGATGGAGTAAGTTACTGTCGCTTTTTTTCGCTTAATAGTCACGGCTGTATCAATGACTGAGTTGAAGAAACCATAATTGTTAAGGTAGAGACGTAATTGATACACCGAGCGGTCGATCGAATAAAGGTCTAAAAGAGCTGGCTCTTTTCCGAAATTTTTGTTGATCCACCGTTTAAATTTTGTGTCCTTACCTAATGTGGTATCAGAATAAAACATCTCACCTAACCGGAAAATCCCAACAAATCGCTTGTTTGGTTTTTGTTGAATCAGTGCCGGGAGGTCTTCTTCTTCAAAATTTAGTTTACGAAGACCGGACTTTGTTTTATCGAGTTTTATCTCGTTCCGCACCAGCATATAATCGCCCTCCTTAAGCTGTTTGGTGACTCTGCAACTACTGAAAACCAGCAGCATCAGCGCGATGAGTAACAGATGAGGACGATATTTTTTCAAGAATACAGTTTTGGTATTTCAAACACAAAAGTAAAGGAAAAATTTCCTCATAGTTGAATTTTGAAGACAGACTGTAATAAAGAGCGGTTTTGTTCCAGGCTGGAATAAAAAAACCGGCGTTCCATCTCAGGAAGGCCGGTTTCTAAGAATTCATCCAAACGGATTTTACGAAATCTTTATTTCTTTGGTAACTTTTGCCTCTTGTTTTTTAGGTAAAACCACCTTTAGGATTCCATCAGTCATATCAGCCTTAATTTTCTCTTTATCAATGGTGTCGGGCAAAGTGAACGTGCGGCAAAAAGTTCCGTAAACAAATTCCCTTCTGTTGTACTTAATCCCATTTTCAGGTTGCTCGTTTGCTTTCTTTTTCGATTGGATATTCAGGATGTTTTTTTCAAGATCGATCTGAATGTCCTCTTTCTTTACTCCAGGCAAAGCAAGGTGTAGCTCAAAACTCTCATTTTTCTCCAAAATATTGGTCGATGGTGTGCAATCGTAAGACCTTCTCTCCATCTTCTCATTTGCGCTGTCTCTGAACAGGTTATCAAACAGGTCAGATAGCGGGGATTCAGGATTCCATCTCATCATTGTCATAATATTACTCCTTTCTGGTTAAGTTATGTAGTTGATTAAATTTTCCGAGCGGATTTTCAATTTTTATACCACCACCAAAAAATCCTTGATTTAAAAAAAAATCAAGTCAATTTGTCGGAAAGACCAATGAAAGCCGACACTTTGTCGGATAATTTTGATGCGGGTATTTGTAGATTGTATGATTTTAAACTTAAAACCAATAGAACACCTTTTCTTTTTTCGTGTTAAATGGTCAGGTTTAAAAACTTTATCCATTTTTGCAGCACCATTAATGATCAATTTTCCATGACCGATAAGCACATTAGAATCCTGAGTATCTTTAAATTTAAAAGGGTGATCATCCCTGTAATACTCGGTTTGGGTGTGGTAGCTTATCTGGTATTTAAGGATTTCGATCCTGAGCCATTTTATAAAATCCAATGGACAACCTACACGGCACTTTGGATTTTTATAGCCCTGCTGATGGTTGTTACGCGTGATGTAGCTTACATGTATCGTATCCGATTGCTAACAGACAAGCAACTCTCCTGGCGGCATTCGTTCGATGTAATTATGCTTTGGGAATTCGCTTCCTCAGTAACACCAAGTGTTGTTGGTGGATCGGCAGCAGCACTGTACATAGTTTCAAAAGAAGGAATCCGACCGGGAAGAGCTACTGCCATTGTCATGATCACTGCACTGCTTGATGAGTTATTTTATATTGTCATGGTTCCCCTGGTA is from Bacteroidales bacterium and encodes:
- a CDS encoding BamA/TamA family outer membrane protein; amino-acid sequence: MKKYRPHLLLIALMLLVFSSCRVTKQLKEGDYMLVRNEIKLDKTKSGLRKLNFEEEDLPALIQQKPNKRFVGIFRLGEMFYSDTTLGKDTKFKRWINKNFGKEPALLDLYSIDRSVYQLRLYLNNYGFFNSVIDTAVTIKRKKATVTYSISLARPYIINDIEHFIQDTAIDRIFSQQLDKSLIKKNQIYNASLMDDERFRITSLLRNHGYYFFSPEFVFYEVDSAFGNHTLKIYTSIQQAQSVSETDDSKVVETNHRKYYLNKISINTEFNPIKSDTSKMRFFLDTISENGISRYLFYYSDQLRIRPSLIRNSIFLEPLKLYSEKQEENTYRQLSSLALYGYTSLQFREINNPDKIPDNDHYYLNALINLTRRPVQSFSVETEGTTSGGKLGMAGNFVYQNLNIFRGGEVLTLKLTGGVEWQQGGTSRDDVLLFFNTIQTGAEASLDFPKFVLPVSLEKMPNVIRPRTTVTLGINYQNRPDYKNYVTNISYGYNWRIGRFKSHNLTLVDLNSVSIFPDSSFVRRLEELNDPRLTNQYTDHFIMSAKYIYIFNNQERGKVQNFKYLRWSIETAGNFLQMINRLSGSDTNESGESVIWNIPFAQFVRTDADFRYYFALGEDNTLVYRTMAGIGIAYNNSEVLPFEKGFYMGGANDMRGWKYRSLGPGSFVDTTGVYFEKMGDLAIETNLEYRFPVYSYFKGALFADVGNIWLLNNSESYPGGKFEMNEFLSELAVNAGIGFRLDFSFFIFRVDAAAPLKDPSYPKGERWRANNLKMRDVIWSFGIGYPF
- a CDS encoding Hsp20/alpha crystallin family protein, whose amino-acid sequence is MMRWNPESPLSDLFDNLFRDSANEKMERRSYDCTPSTNILEKNESFELHLALPGVKKEDIQIDLEKNILNIQSKKKANEQPENGIKYNRREFVYGTFCRTFTLPDTIDKEKIKADMTDGILKVVLPKKQEAKVTKEIKIS